The following are encoded in a window of Geobacter metallireducens GS-15 genomic DNA:
- a CDS encoding acyl-CoA mutase large subunit family protein, translating into MSISDKKQAWQDTVVAKSIARSPERKPEFRTTSNIEMERCFTPGFDDYPGYEEELGFPGQYPFTRGVQPTMYRGRFWTMRQYAGFGTAKESNERYKYLLQAGQTGLSVAFDLPTQMGYDSDAAMAQGEVGKVGVAIDSLADMEILFDGIPLDKVSTSMTINSTAAILLAMYIAVAEKQGVSPEKISGTIQNDILKEYMARGTYIYPPQESMRIITDIFAYCKDNVPKWNTISISGYHIREAGSSAVQEVAFTLADGIAYVEAAIKAGLNVDEFAPRLAFFFNAHNNLLEEVAKFRAARRMWATIMKERFGAKDPKSLMLRFHTQTAGCTLTAQQPDNNIMRVTIQALAAVLGGTQSLHTNSRDEALALPTEDSVRIALRTQQVIAYESGVADSIDPLAGSFLVESLTDQIEMAATEYINKIDSLGGAVEAISRGFQQKEIQDSAYAYQRAIETDDLIIVGVNKFTVTGEPAPELLKIKEEVEIAQKKSLGDMKAKRDDARVKETLAALAAAAKGTDNLMPPILNAVKAYATLGEIANVLRDVFGVHRETVVL; encoded by the coding sequence TCACTCCCGGCTTCGACGACTATCCGGGCTACGAAGAGGAGCTCGGCTTCCCGGGCCAGTACCCCTTCACCCGCGGCGTCCAGCCCACCATGTACCGGGGCCGCTTCTGGACCATGCGCCAGTACGCCGGTTTCGGCACGGCCAAGGAATCCAACGAGCGCTACAAATATCTGCTTCAGGCGGGTCAGACCGGCCTTTCCGTCGCCTTCGACCTCCCCACCCAGATGGGGTACGACTCCGACGCCGCCATGGCCCAGGGCGAAGTTGGTAAAGTAGGGGTCGCCATCGACTCCCTGGCCGACATGGAGATCCTCTTCGACGGCATCCCCCTGGACAAGGTCTCCACCTCCATGACCATCAACTCCACCGCCGCTATCCTCCTAGCCATGTACATCGCCGTGGCCGAGAAGCAGGGTGTCTCGCCGGAGAAGATTTCCGGCACCATCCAAAACGACATCCTCAAAGAATACATGGCCCGGGGGACTTACATCTACCCCCCCCAGGAGTCGATGCGGATCATCACCGACATCTTCGCCTACTGCAAAGACAACGTCCCCAAGTGGAACACCATCTCCATCTCCGGCTACCACATCCGCGAGGCGGGCTCCAGCGCCGTGCAGGAAGTGGCCTTCACCCTGGCCGACGGCATCGCCTACGTGGAAGCCGCCATCAAGGCTGGCCTCAACGTGGATGAATTCGCCCCCCGGCTCGCCTTCTTCTTCAACGCCCACAACAACCTCTTGGAGGAAGTCGCCAAGTTCCGGGCCGCCCGCCGCATGTGGGCCACCATCATGAAAGAGCGGTTCGGGGCCAAGGATCCCAAGTCCCTCATGCTCCGCTTCCACACCCAGACCGCCGGCTGCACCCTCACCGCCCAGCAGCCCGACAACAACATCATGCGGGTCACCATCCAGGCCCTGGCCGCCGTTCTCGGCGGCACCCAGTCGCTCCACACCAACTCCCGCGACGAGGCCCTGGCGCTCCCCACCGAAGACTCGGTCCGGATAGCGCTCCGCACCCAGCAGGTCATCGCCTACGAATCGGGCGTGGCCGACTCCATCGACCCCCTGGCCGGCAGCTTCCTCGTGGAATCCCTCACCGACCAGATCGAAATGGCCGCCACCGAGTACATCAACAAGATCGACTCCCTCGGCGGCGCCGTCGAAGCCATCTCCCGCGGCTTCCAGCAGAAGGAAATCCAGGACTCCGCCTACGCCTACCAGCGGGCCATCGAAACCGACGACCTGATCATCGTCGGGGTCAACAAGTTCACCGTCACCGGCGAGCCGGCCCCCGAGCTTCTCAAGATCAAGGAAGAGGTCGAAATCGCCCAGAAGAAGTCCCTCGGCGACATGAAGGCCAAACGCGACGACGCAAGGGTCAAGGAAACCCTCGCCGCCCTCGCCGCCGCCGCCAAGGGAACCGACAACCTCATGCCGCCGATCCTCAACGCTGTCAAGGCCTACGCCACCCTCGGCGAAATCGCCAACGTCCTCCGCGACGTCTTCGGTGTCCACCGGGAGACGGTGGTGCTGTAA
- a CDS encoding GxxExxY protein, whose protein sequence is MGITRRDGETEKKLLESELTDLIIGKAIVVHSTLGPGLLESVYEACLAYELSEAGLHVERQKVLPVRYKNINLDDGLRMDLVVENRIILELKCVDTILPVHEAQLQTYLKLSGLRVGLLMNFYTKYLKEGIKRIIF, encoded by the coding sequence ATGGGAATAACACGGAGAGACGGAGAAACGGAGAAAAAGCTCTTAGAATCAGAATTGACCGACCTGATTATTGGCAAAGCCATTGTTGTCCACAGTACGCTCGGTCCAGGGCTTCTCGAATCAGTTTATGAAGCCTGCCTTGCCTATGAATTATCAGAAGCCGGCTTACACGTAGAACGTCAAAAGGTTTTGCCGGTACGATACAAGAACATCAACCTTGATGATGGACTCCGCATGGATCTGGTTGTCGAAAACAGGATCATTCTCGAATTGAAGTGCGTTGACACCATTCTCCCGGTCCACGAAGCACAGCTTCAGACCTATTTGAAGCTTTCAGGATTGAGAGTTGGGCTTCTCATGAACTTTTATACGAAATACCTGAAAGAGGGAATCAAACGGATAATATTCTGA
- the mce gene encoding methylmalonyl-CoA epimerase has product MLTKINHIGIAVQSLADAVPFYRDNLGMAFMGTEEVPEQKVTVAFFQIGESKIELLEPTSDDSPVAKFIEKNGAGIHHIAYEVEDIEAAIARLVADGARMIDSVPRNGAHGARIAFIHPKTSRGVLTELCQMGH; this is encoded by the coding sequence ATGCTCACCAAAATCAACCATATCGGCATCGCCGTCCAATCCCTCGCCGACGCCGTTCCCTTCTACCGCGACAACCTCGGCATGGCCTTCATGGGCACCGAGGAAGTTCCGGAGCAGAAGGTCACCGTGGCCTTTTTCCAGATCGGTGAATCGAAGATCGAGCTCCTGGAGCCCACATCCGACGACAGCCCGGTGGCGAAGTTCATCGAGAAGAACGGCGCCGGCATCCACCACATCGCCTACGAGGTGGAGGACATCGAAGCGGCCATCGCCAGGCTCGTGGCCGACGGCGCCCGGATGATCGACAGCGTGCCGCGAAACGGCGCCCACGGCGCCCGCATCGCGTTCATCCACCCTAAAACAAGTCGTGGGGTCCTGACCGAACTCTGCCAGATGGGGCACTGA